One Candidatus Sulfurimonas baltica DNA segment encodes these proteins:
- a CDS encoding type II secretion system F family protein: MKINIYTMLKTLHFTIKNGKSISSGMQLLSTTSNTKKEKKVFKKIYTDIKNGHTLSQALSIHKICSADIINFINMAEKGTDFKAALEKILHYIEVKDEFERESNEKTTLPVIYFSIAALIVLGVKFFAVPYQMKEVAGYNKLVRDLVENHLQLAQTMTDVLFIILVVLASYFFILLGSLFGQSKNMQAISKQLALILPLTSSIVMKFEKFMLFSMLGEMLQSGISFQKSMSTAISTTSVTKFKKAIKSTLDNIKYNGKLILHSHLYDDIEKGLLTGVGSSKQVGSVMIEISDRARTDALKLSTKFFRLITIMSIFMMAFAVFIEYYTVVLTQIIIQKGFIDASRTGMFS, encoded by the coding sequence ATGAAGATTAATATATACACTATGCTTAAAACACTTCATTTTACTATCAAAAATGGGAAAAGTATATCAAGTGGCATGCAACTTCTTTCTACTACTTCTAATACAAAAAAAGAAAAAAAAGTATTTAAAAAAATTTACACTGATATAAAAAATGGACATACCCTTTCTCAAGCATTATCTATACATAAGATTTGTTCAGCTGATATAATTAATTTTATCAATATGGCTGAAAAAGGTACTGATTTTAAAGCTGCTTTAGAAAAAATTTTACACTATATTGAAGTTAAAGATGAGTTTGAAAGAGAATCGAATGAAAAAACTACACTTCCAGTAATTTACTTTAGCATTGCAGCGCTCATTGTGCTTGGAGTAAAGTTTTTTGCTGTTCCGTATCAAATGAAAGAAGTTGCAGGATATAATAAACTAGTAAGAGACTTGGTAGAAAATCACCTGCAACTTGCGCAAACAATGACAGATGTGCTGTTTATAATACTTGTAGTACTTGCTAGTTACTTTTTTATTCTATTAGGTTCTCTCTTTGGTCAATCAAAAAATATGCAAGCAATTTCTAAGCAGCTAGCTTTAATTCTTCCATTAACATCATCAATTGTTATGAAATTTGAAAAATTTATGCTTTTTAGTATGCTAGGAGAGATGCTTCAAAGTGGTATTTCTTTTCAAAAGTCAATGAGTACTGCCATTTCTACTACATCAGTTACAAAATTTAAAAAAGCAATAAAAAGTACCTTAGATAATATAAAATACAATGGTAAGTTAATCTTACACTCTCATCTATATGATGATATAGAAAAAGGTCTTCTAACAGGTGTTGGATCTTCAAAACAAGTAGGTTCTGTGATGATAGAGATAAGTGATAGAGCTAGAACTGATGCATTAAAATTAAGCACAAAGTTTTTTAGACTGATTACTATAATGTCAATTTTCATGATGGCATTTGCTGTATTTATAGAATACTACACAGTCGTGCTAACACAAATTATTATACAAAAAGGTTTTATAGATGCTAGCAGAACAGGTATGTTCAGCTAA
- a CDS encoding type II secretion system protein translates to MTRSHNKIGMRKGISLMEMLVAIILLGILSSVGFTYYKNYYDTSLAAKQIKVAIILDQAAQLKNGLELYNVKTGIDAITSVDANASTGLELLVAQSIITSVPARVPDMSAYGWRVSTSVSDINSTFLTTQGDTDTEDQFLTYNLDGDATGSDRQDFCNALNNIASNGVILYTAVEASLGTTLSLGAAQGNNTFFCWDSNVTTGAGQQLVFLTKIQ, encoded by the coding sequence ATGACAAGAAGTCATAATAAAATCGGAATGAGAAAAGGTATCTCTTTAATGGAGATGTTAGTTGCAATTATTTTGCTAGGAATTTTATCGTCAGTAGGTTTCACATACTACAAAAACTACTATGATACAAGCTTAGCTGCAAAACAGATTAAAGTTGCTATTATTCTTGATCAAGCTGCACAGCTGAAAAATGGTCTTGAGTTATATAATGTAAAAACTGGTATTGACGCAATTACATCAGTTGATGCAAATGCTTCAACTGGTTTAGAGTTGCTTGTAGCTCAAAGTATTATTACTTCTGTACCTGCTAGAGTTCCAGATATGTCAGCATATGGCTGGAGAGTATCAACTAGTGTATCAGATATTAATAGTACATTTCTTACTACTCAGGGAGATACAGATACTGAAGATCAGTTTCTTACTTACAATCTAGATGGTGACGCTACAGGTTCTGATAGACAAGACTTCTGTAATGCTCTTAATAATATAGCATCTAATGGTGTAATACTGTATACTGCAGTTGAAGCTAGTTTAGGGACTACTCTAAGTTTAGGCGCAGCACAAGGTAACAATACATTCTTCTGTTGGGATAGCAATGTTACTACTGGTGCTGGTCAACAGTTAGTATTCTTAACTAAGATTCAATAA
- a CDS encoding type II secretion system protein translates to MRKGYFLVEAMIAIIITGIVAGAFTMMNYYTKIQSDLLKQQNTKTLLEVIRSRLINLSSDPDRDSYFELLKEDANNTLPVSVGIGVDAWGKAIYYSTIDLGDTNLIDSTYANTNTSISPNSNIAGRLISYGQDSTLDTNATHTSSQGDDIMLEIGVGEINHFKLYGSSEIITETRGYNSAIVSATEPTTPINGALWYDTSISKLKIYSQTDANWTNLN, encoded by the coding sequence ATGCGCAAAGGATATTTTTTAGTCGAAGCAATGATTGCAATCATTATAACTGGTATTGTTGCTGGTGCATTTACTATGATGAACTACTATACTAAAATCCAATCAGATTTGCTTAAACAACAAAATACTAAAACTCTACTAGAGGTAATCAGAAGCAGGTTAATTAATTTATCATCAGATCCAGATAGAGACTCATACTTTGAACTACTTAAAGAAGATGCAAACAATACGCTACCAGTAAGTGTAGGGATTGGAGTAGATGCTTGGGGCAAAGCAATTTATTATTCTACTATAGACCTTGGTGATACAAACCTGATTGATTCAACATATGCTAATACCAATACAAGTATATCACCAAATTCAAATATTGCAGGTAGGTTAATCAGTTATGGTCAAGATTCAACACTAGATACTAATGCTACGCATACTTCTTCGCAGGGAGATGATATTATGCTTGAGATTGGTGTTGGTGAGATTAACCATTTCAAGCTTTATGGAAGCTCCGAAATAATTACTGAGACAAGAGGTTATAATAGTGCTATAGTCTCTGCTACAGAGCCTACAACACCTATTAATGGTGCCCTTTGGTATGATACCAGCATCTCTAAATTAAAGATATATTCTCAGACTGATGCTAATTGGACAAACTTAAACTAA
- the bamA gene encoding outer membrane protein assembly factor BamA yields the protein MRIFLATLLTLLAVNSFAYTIESIKYNGMVHISEPVALRMLKFEIGDTIDDEMIDKSIKTYYNQGYFEDVWVEMENGNLTFNFKEKALISKIELKGWKENDAEINDSVIKIKKGSLYDEQKLEEAKKRIIEAISQDGKIDSVVEIQKEILENGSIKIIFVVNEGEEITIENLDYSGVFGLESDEFNEVLANKEREFMGWFWGQNDGKMRLPDLANDPLRIRDLYMQNGYLDADVKEPFVKVNFDNYTADMSYQISEGEVYTISAITINQTKHVIDDELIKELIKLEIGKPFNIKTFRDDSQKIKTLIADLSYAFVQVIPDLKKDKEKQTVEVIFKVMPGERVMIRNVIISGNTRTLDRIVRRELYLGPNDMYSLTDLTDSRNALGRLGFFDGNTIEERRVDNKTMDLVVKLKEAPTGNIQLGGGYGSYGGLLVSVSVDDRNVWGSGINVGVKAERSELTSSYSFNISNPRLNDSDFSGNFSVYTNDTEYNDYSVSSNGISTGLGHRFTRHISGYLGYGFSDNSYTFDQNTTVDTTLFEDYSKSSVTASVKFDNTDDFYLPRSGFTLSQSFEDAGIGGDASFIKARTNFGIFKGLESYLGFDAIIRYKARVYYAKETGFLPLAERFYMGGIGSVRGYESYSLSPTTEDDAAVDNLRRVGGELTASNSLELSLPLVPKAKMRLVTYLDYGYIGASGNELKSSTGTSVYKSNDITRGGFGFGLEWFSPVGPIQLMFSKPIGQEEGDKTAVFEFTMGQRF from the coding sequence GAGCCAGTCGCACTAAGAATGCTGAAGTTTGAAATTGGTGATACAATCGATGATGAGATGATTGATAAGTCGATTAAAACTTACTATAATCAGGGGTATTTTGAAGATGTATGGGTTGAAATGGAAAATGGAAATTTAACATTCAACTTTAAAGAGAAAGCCCTTATCTCCAAGATTGAGCTAAAAGGGTGGAAAGAGAATGATGCTGAAATTAATGACAGTGTTATTAAGATAAAAAAAGGCTCTTTGTATGATGAGCAAAAACTCGAAGAGGCAAAAAAAAGAATTATTGAGGCAATAAGTCAAGATGGTAAAATAGACAGTGTAGTTGAGATTCAAAAAGAGATTCTTGAAAATGGAAGTATTAAAATAATTTTTGTAGTGAACGAAGGTGAAGAGATTACTATAGAAAATTTAGATTACAGCGGTGTTTTTGGTCTTGAGAGTGATGAGTTTAATGAAGTTTTAGCAAATAAAGAGAGAGAGTTTATGGGCTGGTTCTGGGGGCAAAATGATGGAAAAATGAGACTTCCGGATTTAGCAAATGATCCTCTTAGAATTCGTGATTTGTATATGCAAAATGGATATCTTGATGCTGATGTAAAAGAGCCGTTTGTAAAAGTTAATTTTGATAATTACACAGCTGATATGAGTTATCAGATTAGCGAAGGTGAAGTGTATACAATTAGTGCAATAACAATCAACCAGACTAAACATGTTATTGATGATGAACTTATAAAAGAGTTGATAAAACTAGAAATCGGTAAGCCTTTTAATATTAAAACATTTCGTGATGATTCACAAAAAATTAAAACTCTTATAGCAGACTTAAGTTATGCTTTTGTTCAGGTTATCCCAGATTTGAAAAAAGATAAAGAGAAACAAACAGTTGAAGTAATTTTTAAAGTTATGCCTGGTGAGAGGGTTATGATAAGAAATGTAATAATATCAGGCAACACAAGGACGCTTGATAGAATTGTTAGAAGAGAGTTGTATTTGGGACCTAACGACATGTACTCACTTACAGACCTTACAGACTCAAGAAATGCACTTGGGCGACTTGGTTTCTTTGATGGTAACACTATTGAAGAGAGAAGAGTTGACAACAAGACTATGGACCTTGTGGTAAAGCTTAAAGAGGCACCTACTGGAAATATTCAACTAGGTGGTGGATATGGAAGCTATGGAGGTCTTCTGGTAAGTGTATCAGTTGATGACAGAAATGTTTGGGGTTCTGGTATAAATGTAGGTGTAAAAGCTGAACGTTCAGAGCTTACATCAAGCTATTCATTTAACATTTCTAATCCAAGATTAAATGATAGTGACTTTAGCGGTAACTTTTCGGTATATACAAACGATACTGAATATAATGATTACTCTGTCTCTTCAAATGGTATAAGTACCGGATTAGGACATAGATTTACTAGGCACATAAGTGGTTACCTAGGTTATGGATTTTCAGATAATAGTTACACGTTTGATCAGAATACAACAGTTGATACTACGCTCTTTGAAGATTACTCAAAAAGTTCAGTTACGGCTAGTGTTAAATTTGACAATACAGATGATTTTTATCTCCCTAGAAGTGGATTTACACTAAGTCAAAGTTTTGAAGATGCAGGAATTGGCGGAGATGCTAGTTTTATTAAAGCCAGAACAAATTTTGGTATTTTTAAAGGTCTGGAGAGCTATTTAGGTTTCGATGCCATAATAAGATATAAGGCTAGAGTTTATTATGCTAAAGAGACAGGCTTTTTACCACTGGCAGAGAGATTTTATATGGGTGGTATTGGAAGTGTAAGAGGGTATGAATCATACTCTCTATCTCCGACAACAGAGGATGATGCAGCAGTTGATAACTTAAGAAGAGTCGGCGGTGAGTTGACAGCTTCAAATAGTTTGGAGCTTAGTTTACCTCTTGTTCCAAAGGCTAAAATGCGTCTAGTTACATATCTTGACTATGGATATATAGGTGCTTCAGGTAATGAACTAAAGAGCAGTACAGGCACTTCAGTGTATAAATCAAATGATATTACCCGCGGTGGTTTTGGTTTTGGTCTAGAGTGGTTCTCTCCTGTCGGGCCGATTCAGTTGATGTTCTCAAAACCAATAGGACAAGAAGAGGGTGACAAAACAGCAGTGTTTGAGTTCACTATGGGTCAAAGGTTTTAG
- a CDS encoding GspE/PulE family protein, with amino-acid sequence MNINKILTPKQIEICKEEKSYYQRIGIKKNILQIAIEHNFIKKKEKKAQYSLELLKKYEIIIINEDEKNFYIECKELLGPNRLKELESQLHKKIIQTSIPVREFNEKFDAILSIDPDIIEKKIKQFNAFDSDDTEILELLRMILKHAVRNNISDIHINAYEEFSWLRYRENGKINAKYLLNKDLADRFSLILKEKARIDLIDVKSPKSGGFTENIGIDNVDFRIEIAPSHFGENIVIRILDKSNNLKSLEQLFPKDHPMSEHIFRYINQKNGFFLAVGPTGSGKTTTLNAILTQRDRLHEVIYTIEDPIEYKIDFITQYQVNEAVGFNFDTAMKSIMRQDPDVIVIGEMRDKLSIEIALKASHSGHMVYSTLHTTNSYMALERIRDEGGDLFILAYSLSGVIAQRLVPKLCTCKTQSTDEIGKKYFKSDDFGFNKRGCIKCNFSGYNSRVLLTDIVFIPPDMKTRYTFYMALKNSTVLQAWDQLITFSYYQSAQYLYEQGLCDYESLSSELFSLGYVDED; translated from the coding sequence ATGAATATAAACAAAATCTTAACTCCAAAACAAATAGAGATATGTAAAGAAGAAAAATCTTACTATCAACGTATTGGTATAAAAAAAAATATTTTACAAATAGCTATAGAACATAATTTTATAAAGAAAAAAGAGAAAAAAGCTCAATACAGTTTAGAATTACTAAAAAAATATGAAATAATAATCATAAATGAAGATGAAAAAAACTTTTATATAGAGTGTAAAGAACTACTAGGTCCCAATAGATTAAAAGAACTAGAATCTCAACTACATAAAAAAATAATCCAGACTTCAATTCCAGTAAGAGAATTTAATGAAAAATTCGATGCAATTCTTAGCATAGACCCTGATATAATTGAAAAAAAAATTAAACAATTTAATGCATTTGATTCTGATGATACTGAAATATTAGAATTATTAAGAATGATATTGAAACATGCTGTAAGAAACAATATAAGCGATATTCATATAAATGCTTATGAAGAATTCTCATGGCTTAGATATAGAGAAAATGGGAAAATTAATGCAAAATATCTTTTAAATAAAGATTTAGCTGACAGATTCTCTCTTATACTAAAAGAAAAAGCAAGAATAGATCTTATAGATGTAAAATCACCAAAAAGTGGTGGATTTACAGAAAATATCGGCATTGACAATGTAGATTTTCGTATTGAGATAGCACCATCACACTTTGGTGAAAATATTGTTATTCGTATACTCGATAAATCAAATAATCTTAAATCACTTGAACAACTATTTCCAAAAGATCATCCTATGAGTGAGCATATTTTTCGCTACATAAATCAAAAAAATGGTTTTTTCTTAGCTGTTGGTCCTACTGGTAGCGGTAAAACGACAACTCTAAATGCTATACTCACACAACGAGACAGACTACATGAAGTTATTTATACAATTGAAGACCCTATTGAGTATAAAATAGACTTTATTACTCAATATCAAGTGAATGAAGCTGTTGGATTTAATTTTGACACTGCTATGAAGTCTATAATGCGTCAAGATCCAGATGTTATTGTAATTGGAGAGATGAGAGATAAATTAAGTATTGAAATTGCTCTCAAAGCTTCGCATAGTGGACATATGGTCTACTCTACTCTTCACACTACAAACTCATATATGGCTCTAGAGCGTATCAGAGATGAAGGTGGTGACCTTTTTATATTAGCATACTCTCTTAGTGGAGTAATTGCTCAAAGGCTTGTTCCAAAACTATGTACATGTAAGACACAATCAACAGATGAAATTGGAAAAAAGTATTTTAAATCAGATGATTTTGGCTTTAACAAAAGAGGATGTATAAAGTGTAATTTCAGTGGTTACAACAGTAGAGTATTGCTTACGGATATCGTATTTATACCACCAGATATGAAAACTAGATATACATTTTATATGGCACTTAAAAATAGCACTGTTTTGCAAGCATGGGACCAACTAATTACTTTTAGTTACTACCAATCTGCTCAGTACCTTTATGAGCAAGGTCTATGTGACTATGAATCACTGTCATCAGAGTTATTCTCCTTAGGATATGTAGATGAAGATTAA
- a CDS encoding prepilin-type N-terminal cleavage/methylation domain-containing protein, whose protein sequence is MRQAFSLLELLLAIALSGVMAYTASFYLDIDSISKQNIKTQFQSHLNIITSVILQCKEYSNVFPIQNNGSLASATLLSTLECNTSTPYLLDGGKGSFIPPALENFTQYRATQNGSEFYFTTTTAINSTSDEVLIDLNTTYSQNQYELTHDASTAYLNFYLSR, encoded by the coding sequence TTGCGTCAAGCATTTTCTCTGCTTGAACTCTTACTCGCTATAGCCCTCTCAGGGGTTATGGCATATACTGCATCTTTCTACCTAGACATAGACTCAATCTCAAAACAAAACATTAAGACTCAGTTTCAATCACACTTAAATATTATCACATCAGTAATTTTGCAATGTAAAGAGTACAGTAATGTATTTCCCATACAAAACAATGGTTCACTAGCGAGTGCAACTCTTTTAAGTACATTAGAGTGTAATACTTCTACACCATATTTGCTCGACGGCGGTAAAGGCAGTTTTATACCACCGGCTCTTGAAAATTTCACACAATATCGTGCGACACAAAATGGCAGTGAATTTTATTTTACTACAACTACAGCTATAAATTCTACAAGTGATGAAGTATTAATTGATTTAAACACTACGTATTCTCAAAATCAATATGAACTGACACATGATGCCTCAACAGCTTATTTAAATTTCTATCTATCTCGTTAA